In Anser cygnoides isolate HZ-2024a breed goose chromosome 23, Taihu_goose_T2T_genome, whole genome shotgun sequence, the following are encoded in one genomic region:
- the RPL22 gene encoding large ribosomal subunit protein eL22, with amino-acid sequence MAPVKKPAAKGGKKKKQVLKFTLDCTHPVEDGIMDAANFEQFLQERIKVNGKAGNLGGGVVTIERSKSKITVTSEVPFSKRYLKYLTKKYLKKNNLRDWLRVVANSKESYELRYFQINQDEEEEEEED; translated from the exons AAGAAGCCGGCAGCGAAAGGtggcaaaaaaaagaagcaggtgCTGAAGTTCACGCTGGACTGCACGCACCCCGTGGAGGACGGCATCATGGACGCTGCCAACTTC GAGCAGTTCCTGCAGGAGAGGATCAAGGTGAATGGGAAGGCCGGTAACCTGGGCGGGGGCGTAGTGACTATCGAGAGGAGCAAGAGCAAGATCACTGTTACTTCAGAGGTTCCTTTCTCAAAGAG GTACCTCAAGTACCTGACCAAGAAGTACCTGAAGAAGAACAACCTGCGCGACTGGCTGCGCGTGGTCGCCAACAGCAAGGAGAGCTATGAACTGCGGTACTTCCAGATCAAccaggacgaggaggaggaggaggaggaggactaA